The sequence CTATCATTGTACTTAATCGTTATATCCGCATAACGAACCCAGTCAATTCCCAAGGCCCTAACAAGCTTAGCCGGTATTAGGACCTGACTATTAATGTAGACCTTTGCCTTATAGGGAAGACCAACAACGGTTTTTGGACTGGGCATACTAATCTTTATATTCAATCCCTAAATAAAAGACTTTCGATAAAAGTAACAAAGAGAGGTTATGAGAAGGGTGAATTGAATATGCACTAACCATTTATTAATGCCGAAATGCCTAGTATATGACCAAGTGTGCAATGCCTTATGCCATGTGCCTAGCCATAGGGCCTTGCAACACTGACATACGTATTACCCACCCTACTAGTCCTGATTACATGGAGCCTTGATAGTGCTGTGTTTATTAATCCGTGTATGTAGCCCTCTGTGAATGATCCGTTTAGTTCCTCGTCGAATGGCTCCTCAAACTCGACCCTAACCTCGTTGTTCCTAATCTCGAGACCCCTGAAGGCAAGCCTGTTATAGGCTGTGGCCGTGTATAGGAGCGTCCTCATAGTAGTCATTGGGTCCCCTAGGGGCACCTCATTGACTGATGCTTTTGCGTATTCATAACCAAGCCTATACAGAGTCCTCCCTAACTCCTGAACACCCACTTGTTGTAGGACTGACTTGAGGGCGTTTATGAATTGCCTCCTTGAGAATGCTATGGGGATTACGGACTCATTAATGAGATTAATCAACTCAACACCCTCAGTGACAAGCCCATTAATGACTGGCATTGGGTCTCCACTGACGCCAAGCATTATGGCCCTAGTATTACCAACACCACTGGTTGCATCAAGACCAAGGCTGCCAACCACCAAGGTCAGGTCACGAAGCAGCCCAGGCCTATCCCTAACAACCCTAAACAACAACCAAGGCATTGAGATTTACCTGATGAGAAAAATTATTTATAACTTATCCCGTTAATATTAAAAATTACTTAATGAATTCCGAAAAAGAATGATTAATAACCATTAACTGAGTACATTAAAGTCAAAGAAAGGTCCTTAATTTAAGTCGTGATTGCCATACTTCCTAATCCCGTAATTAACGATTAACCCCAAGTGGTTTTGTTTGGTGTTTCCATTAATCGATGTATCTTCGTAAAATCCAATTCCGCCGTATTGCTACTATTTTCTCAGTGGATCTTGGTTTTAATTAATCCAGTGGTTTGCCTTTTCCTATCGATTTCTCTGAATAGGTATGCTGAGATCCAAAGCATTGCGCCGGCCACCATGTAGCTCCTGCCTATGCTAATGGAGTTAGCTAGATATCCTGATACCAGGGAGCCTGATAGGTATGCTGATCCCGTTATGAGATTATAGACGCCAAGTCCTCTACCTTCCTCGCCATTCCTTAATCTCTCGAATACCATCACACTGGATGCTGTGTAAAACGTGGAGTATGCTACGCCTGCCGCCAATGGGTATAGTGTTAAGCCTGTGATAATCATGGACTCCGGCGTTGATGCCGTTAAACCGATTAGGAAGTATGATAATCCCCTCAGTACCAGTGAATTTGACGAGGCCTTCGCATTACCACCAAGTATGCGTATCATGCGTGGAGTAACCATGAAACCAATTATCTGAATACCCATGCCGACGGAGATTATGGCCATTACCCAGGACTTAGACAAGCCACCAACCCTCAAGCCATACGGATAGAGCGTATTGAAGATTCCTGATGAGAAGTAGAAAATAGTGAGCGCAACATATAGAACAATTAGCTCACCTAGGCTAACCTCGCGAGTCTGACCCTTAATTACCTGCCCACTCATCGTGGTCTTTGCCCCGCCAGTGACCTGCGGTACCTTCATCAATGACCAAATGAAGGAAGTTATGGGTAGTAAACCCATGATTAGCAAAATGTCCTTAATATCCATGAAACTCGACAATACAGCGGCCGACACATCCCCAATTAGGTAACCCAGTGAACTAATGAAGTTAAGCACCGAGTAGGACTCATTCAACTTAAGTTTGCCTGAGGACTTAACTAGGATGAAGCTCATGGAAACACCCACGGCCGATGAAAACAATGAAGATGAAGCGTAATAAAGGGCTATCTGTGGAATACTTGGCGCGTGGGCGAGTACCAGGATGAATAATGCTGTGCCGAGAAAGCCCAGAGTCAGTATCCTCCTGCTACTATACCGATCAAGGAGAAAGCCCCACAATAATGGAGCAATAATACCAGCTGCAGAGCCGGCCGACATAGCGTAACCAACATCGATAGGGCCACCCCTCAATGAAGCTATTTCAAGTGTAATCAACGTACTTAGTGGTCCAACGGCAACACTATAGGGCATTAAAGCAGCTATCCACCTAACCTCCCGATCACTAGGATCCATACAAGCCAAGCCCGAAAACAAGCCTATTTAAACATGTCTCATACTAATCACAAATTAAGCAGGAACACGGCCAGATCCATCAAGTTTCAAACAAGATCAAACAAATCATTTTACTTTTACTTCATGCTTAAAGCCCTCTAACCTACTAATTTGCCCTTCTCAACTGCTATTTTTCCGTCTTTTATCACTGTGATCGCTCTTGATACATCCTTAATGTTCTCAACGGGGTTTCCATTGATTACTATTATGTCAGCGAGGACCCCCTCCCTAATTAAACCCGTGTTTATCTTAAGCATGCGTGCTGCATTTGATGTTGCTGCCCTCAGCGTATCGATGCTGCTTAACCCACCTATCTCAGTCATGAGTTGAAGCTCAACCCAGTTCTTGCCCATGTCGATGTCCAGGTTTGTCTTAAAGCCCAGGTCCGTGCCCATTATTATTGTTACCCCGTACTCCCTCGCCTTCCTAACCACATTGGCAACGCTCTCCCTAACCTCGGCAATTTTCTCTAGACCCCACGGGTCAATACCAATCTGCTTTCCATACCTATATATCAATTCCTGAATTGCCATGGTCGGCGTTATTGAAACACCCCTCTCGGCCATTAGCCTTAGCGTCTCATCCCTTAGTAATGTACCGTGCTCAATAGTCCTAACACCAGCCTCAACCGCGATCCTAGCCCCCAGGTCCCCATGCGCATGGGCAGCAACATACGTGCCCACCTTCTCAGCCTCCTGAACAATGGCCCTAATCTCATCAAACGTGAACTGCGACCACTCAGGTTTATCGCGCTGCGATAACACACCGCCAGTAGCCATTATCTTGATGAAGTCAGCACCGCTCCTGAGAACCTTCCTCGCAGCCTTCCTACACTCATCAACACCATCACAAATCTCCGCAAAGCCCAATTCAATACTCCACTCAAGCGGTATTGAGTGACTTAACTCACCATGGCCGAAGGTCTGGGTCAATGGGGCACCTGCGGCTATTATCCTAGGTCCTGGGACAATGCCCTCATTAATGGCATTCCTAAGTGCTATTGAGTTGGGTTCGCCGCAGTCCCTGACTGCAGTGAAGCCCGCAATTAGTAACTCCCTAGCCCAATTTGCAGCCCTAAGTAGCCTAACCCGTGCATCATCAAGTATGTAACCCATGAACAAACTACCGCCCTTAATGCCGGTTAGGTGTAGATGCGTATCTATTAAGCCAGGCATTACGAACATGTCCCTCGCATCAACCTCATTGGCGGCACTCAACTCCTCAGTAGTTACCTTAACGATGACATTACCCTTAACGTATATGTTCTGTCTACCGATGCTCTTCTCACCATCAAAAACAAGACCACCCCTTATTACCAAATCATAGGTACTACCGGCCATATGAGAATGGGGATATTAATACTTTTTAAAATTTTCTATATACATTTGAAGTAAAGTATTATAATAAGGCATTATTGAGAATCAATAATTAATGTCGATATCCTTAGTTTCCCTGGCAAGTATGAACGCTATCAATGTTATTATCATTCCAAACCAACCCCAATAAATCGGCGCTAATTCATAGCGTGTTGCGTATATTAGGTATGTGGCTATGAAGGGCGTTGTTCCACCAAAGGCGGCCACGCCAACGTGGTATATGAAGGACAACGCTGTATACCTAACCTTGGTTGGGAACATCTCAAGAAGCATTGTTGCATAGGCGCCATTGAACCACGACGCCATGAAGTTGTATATGGCCTGTGCTAATATTATCAATGGTAATTGCCCAGTTGATAGTAATAGGAAGTATGGATAGATGAATACTATCGTACCCACCGCATAGGCAATCATAAATGGCTTCCTACCATACTTATCAGCTAGTAAGCCGAATATTGGTGAGAATATTATTAATACGGTATATCCAATAACGAGTGCTAATGATGCCTCAACCGCAGGTACATGTATAACACTCTCCAGATAAGCAATTGCGAAGACGCCGCTTGCATATGTCATGGCGGTACCGCCAATTATAAATCCGAGACCGAGTAGAATCCTCTTCCAATAGCCAGCCCTAAAGGCATCTATTAATGGTAATTTAGACACATTTCCCCTAGACTTTGCCCTGGCAAACACAGGCGACTCAGTAATCCTCAGCCTAATGTAAACTCCTATTATGGCTATTACAACACCTAGTCCAAACATTATCCTCCAACCAATACTTACGAACCAGGATTCACCATATAGATAGGTAAGTAAGCCTAAAAGTCCTACGGCAAGTAATGGTCCGGATCCCTGAGCAGTTTGGGCAACACCAACCCACATAGCGCGTCTCTGGGCTGGGGCAAACTCACCTGTCAATGTTATCCCGCCGCCAAACTCACCGCCAAGGGATAATCCCTGAAGGAACCTAAAGGCAGCCAGCAATATTGGTGCCCAAATGCCTATCTGGAAATACGTCGGCATTAAGGCCAACGCCAAGCTTGCTGCCCCCATAAGCGATATTGTGAAGATAAGTGTGTATTTCCTGCCAATCTTATCACCGAGGTGGCCAAAAATAATTGCGCCAAGAGGTCTACCGGCAAAGCCTACAGCAAATGTTATGAAGGCATATATCAATGCCAGTAAGCCGCTCATCATTGGAAAGAAAAGCTTTGCAATAACTGGCGCTGCGTAACCAAAGATCAAGAAGTCATAGAATTCGAAGGCTATACCTAACGAGGAAGCCGCAGCAACCCTTAACATTTCACCAGTTGGTACCTGGATTTCTTGTCCTCCCATCAAAATATATATTAAAAATAGAGAGTATTTAAATATTACCATGTAAAGCCTATAAACGATATAACTGATCAAAATCCTAATAACTCTAAGATAATTAATTAAATAATATATGACATCATTGTTATAAGTTATACTATTTACGGCGAAACTAATACCAAATCTTAAAGAAATTAATATAGCCATTGTGAAGGAAAATAAGTTATATTGAATTTGAGTAATGCATTAATATCGATTATTAACATTGACAAACCTGCAGGACTAACAATATGAGGGATCTTTAGGTATTATGAAATGATTGTATTTTTACCTCAGGGAGCCACCTAGGATTGCCCATGATGGTAATTGAATTAATTATGAGCTCGACATGATGGTGGTCCTGACCTACGCAGGTTACAAAGTCAGTGGATGGTAAACTACAACAGGGATGCAGTCACCAGATTGCACGTTGCTACTAGGGCACCATGGCCCTTATGGGTGGAAAGTCATCAAAATAATCACCGAGAAAGAGGACACCGTTAGAAATTAGATTGCACTAGACGATAATAAACCAGGGGCTGTTTCAAGTACGGTAATGTGTACATTATGAAATGCCCCCAATATTCCCAAGAAAACAATCAATGCCAATTACTCAACCTTTAGATTATGCATACTATCTTATGGCTACATTATGCTGCATAATATATTCTCCAAAGCAATTATCCCTAGTCGCATTCAATAAAAGGTTACCGGATTACCAAGAGCCGAGTACGTAAATGACTTAGATTCGCCAGAATCCATAACATTAATAAAGTGGTTGGTTAGGCATGTCCATGATGTTACTACGTAATATATGATTCCTGTGTGTTTAAAATTTATTTAACTATTACAAGGAAGATTAGCAAAAAAAAATATTTTTAATTTAACCAATCTTAGAATTTACGTTAGTTTATGTTCGTTTCTCCATAGTACCTTTCCGTTTCTCGTACCTATTTCGTACCCATTTCTAATTGTTATTTTTCCATTAACTATTACGTACTCGATACCATCGGGGTATAGCGTTGGTTCCAAGTACGTTGCCCGATCAGCTATTCTCTCCGGGTCAAAAATAACTATGTCGGCATAGTAGCCCTCCTTAATCATGCCCCTATCCTTAAGACCCAACCTCCTCGCTGGTATGCCCGTCATTTTTGCAATGGCCTCCCCCAATGAAATTACTCCCTTCTCAAGGGCATACCTTCTGATCACTCTGGGGAAGGTTCCGTAGGCCCTTGGATGCTGCTTACCACCCAACGGCCCATAACCAGGTCTAATACCATTTTGGTCAGACCCAATGTATATGAAGTCCTGCTTAATGAAGTTCACTATATCATCCTCACTCATGGCCCTAATTATCATACTAACATTACCACGATTCCTAATCAAAACCTCCCTAAAGACATCAAAGGGTCTCTTACCCTCCCTACCCGCTATCTCCCGGATACTCTTACCCTCAATATCACGCTCACCAAGCTCCGTGGCGGCTATTATTATGTTCTCCCAACCAAGTTCATACACGAAGTTCTGACCCTTCATCTTACCCTCCTCCATTTCAACCCTAATCTTCTCCGCAACCTCATCATTCATCAACCTCCCAAGCGCCCCATCAGTACCACCCTCCTTAGCCCAGTCCGGTAATGCCTGCAGTAATGCCGTTTGGCCAGCATCATATGGATAAACATCCGCATGCACATCCAAGCCCTCCATCCTTGCCTCATTGATAATCCCAATAATCCTGGTACTAAGACCCCATTGAGCCTTACCCATGGCCTTAATATGCGATATTTGCACAGATACTCCCGCCTCCCTACCAATCCTTATTGCCTCCTCAATCGCGGATAAAACTCCTCGAGCCTCATCCCTAATATGGCTCGCGTAAATACCACCATACCTCCTAACCACCTTGGCTAGCTCAATAACCTCCCCAGTCTTCGCATAACTACCCGGTGCGTAAAATAAACCCGTGCTCAGGCCCCACATGCCATTCTGCATCTCCTCCTCAAGTAACTTCTTCATCTCATTCAGCTCAGAATCAGTTGGATCCCTAGCTTCGAATCCCATCACGGCTATCCTCAGCGTATGATGCCCAACTAACGGAACTAAATTAACGGCTGGCTTAACGGTCTCAACAATCCTATAATAATCCCTGAGAGACCTCCAATTCCAATCAAGGAGATAACTCAAGCCGGGGAAGTACTGATCAACGAACTTCTTCAGTAGCTCCAATCCATCCTTACCTACAGGAGCCATGGATACGCCGCAATTACCAACAACCTCCGTAGTGACTCCCTGCCTAATCTTACTACTTGATTCTGGGTAAATCAGAATAGTATTGTCAGAGTGGGAGTGCATGTCTATGAAGCCTGGAACCACAACCTTCTTACTAGCATCAATAATAATGTCCGCCCTCGCATCCCCTAAATCACCAACATACACTATCCTCTCACCCTCAACAGCTATGTCAACCCCCTTAGGCTCAACACTAATCCCATCATAAACAAGACCATTCTTAATCACAACATCATACATACTGAATCACATCCCCTTAAGGCAAGCCCCTACTTTATAAAGCACCGCTTAATGATGACTGGTTCGCAAAACCCAGCCAAACCCACGTAACAACAAAAACAGGGAGAACAGGTTGACCCACGTAAATATCGAATTAAGCATATCAACAACGGCACAACATGGAAACACTCCTTAATAGAAAGGGATTCATGCGTAGATTATTCACGGCAAAATACAGGGAGAACCATTAATAGACGAAAACATCAAACAAACTAAAAGGACATACAATACCAAAATTATAGTTAGGTGTTACGCATTGGCTGTCTTAATTATTGCCCGCTTTATGTCTTCATATTCTTTCGGCGTCCATTGTTAGGTCGAGAGATCTGGCGCTGTGTGTTATGTAACCACTGGATATTACATCAATGCCTGTCCTCGCGTATTCAATTACGTTGTCGGGCGTTATTCCGCCACTGGCCTCGAGTATTACCCTTCCCTTCAATTCCCTGACTACTGGCACTATATCGCTGGGCCTCATGTTGTCAAGTAGTATTGCATCTGCACCCGCCCTATAGGCCCTAATGGCGTCCTCATACGTAGACACCTCCACCTCAACCTTCTTGGTGAAACTCGTCCTCCCCTTGATCAACTTAATAAGACCTTCGAGATCCCCATAAACCGCTATGTGATTATCCTTAATTAGTACTGCATCAGCTAGGTTGAACCTATGTGGATCACCACCGCCAATCTCTATGGCGTACTTCTCGAATGCCCTAAACCCTGGTGTTGTCTTTCTCGTAC is a genomic window of Vulcanisaeta souniana JCM 11219 containing:
- a CDS encoding amino acid-binding protein encodes the protein MPWLLFRVVRDRPGLLRDLTLVVGSLGLDATSGVGNTRAIMLGVSGDPMPVINGLVTEGVELINLINESVIPIAFSRRQFINALKSVLQQVGVQELGRTLYRLGYEYAKASVNEVPLGDPMTTMRTLLYTATAYNRLAFRGLEIRNNEVRVEFEEPFDEELNGSFTEGYIHGLINTALSRLHVIRTSRVGNTYVSVARPYG
- a CDS encoding MFS transporter, yielding MDPSDREVRWIAALMPYSVAVGPLSTLITLEIASLRGGPIDVGYAMSAGSAAGIIAPLLWGFLLDRYSSRRILTLGFLGTALFILVLAHAPSIPQIALYYASSSLFSSAVGVSMSFILVKSSGKLKLNESYSVLNFISSLGYLIGDVSAAVLSSFMDIKDILLIMGLLPITSFIWSLMKVPQVTGGAKTTMSGQVIKGQTREVSLGELIVLYVALTIFYFSSGIFNTLYPYGLRVGGLSKSWVMAIISVGMGIQIIGFMVTPRMIRILGGNAKASSNSLVLRGLSYFLIGLTASTPESMIITGLTLYPLAAGVAYSTFYTASSVMVFERLRNGEEGRGLGVYNLITGSAYLSGSLVSGYLANSISIGRSYMVAGAMLWISAYLFREIDRKRQTTGLIKTKIH
- a CDS encoding metal-dependent hydrolase family protein, whose protein sequence is MAGSTYDLVIRGGLVFDGEKSIGRQNIYVKGNVIVKVTTEELSAANEVDARDMFVMPGLIDTHLHLTGIKGGSLFMGYILDDARVRLLRAANWARELLIAGFTAVRDCGEPNSIALRNAINEGIVPGPRIIAAGAPLTQTFGHGELSHSIPLEWSIELGFAEICDGVDECRKAARKVLRSGADFIKIMATGGVLSQRDKPEWSQFTFDEIRAIVQEAEKVGTYVAAHAHGDLGARIAVEAGVRTIEHGTLLRDETLRLMAERGVSITPTMAIQELIYRYGKQIGIDPWGLEKIAEVRESVANVVRKAREYGVTIIMGTDLGFKTNLDIDMGKNWVELQLMTEIGGLSSIDTLRAATSNAARMLKINTGLIREGVLADIIVINGNPVENIKDVSRAITVIKDGKIAVEKGKLVG
- a CDS encoding MFS transporter; translation: MGGQEIQVPTGEMLRVAAASSLGIAFEFYDFLIFGYAAPVIAKLFFPMMSGLLALIYAFITFAVGFAGRPLGAIIFGHLGDKIGRKYTLIFTISLMGAASLALALMPTYFQIGIWAPILLAAFRFLQGLSLGGEFGGGITLTGEFAPAQRRAMWVGVAQTAQGSGPLLAVGLLGLLTYLYGESWFVSIGWRIMFGLGVVIAIIGVYIRLRITESPVFARAKSRGNVSKLPLIDAFRAGYWKRILLGLGFIIGGTAMTYASGVFAIAYLESVIHVPAVEASLALVIGYTVLIIFSPIFGLLADKYGRKPFMIAYAVGTIVFIYPYFLLLSTGQLPLIILAQAIYNFMASWFNGAYATMLLEMFPTKVRYTALSFIYHVGVAAFGGTTPFIATYLIYATRYELAPIYWGWFGMIITLIAFILARETKDIDINY
- a CDS encoding N-acyl-D-amino-acid deacylase family protein, yielding MYDVVIKNGLVYDGISVEPKGVDIAVEGERIVYVGDLGDARADIIIDASKKVVVPGFIDMHSHSDNTILIYPESSSKIRQGVTTEVVGNCGVSMAPVGKDGLELLKKFVDQYFPGLSYLLDWNWRSLRDYYRIVETVKPAVNLVPLVGHHTLRIAVMGFEARDPTDSELNEMKKLLEEEMQNGMWGLSTGLFYAPGSYAKTGEVIELAKVVRRYGGIYASHIRDEARGVLSAIEEAIRIGREAGVSVQISHIKAMGKAQWGLSTRIIGIINEARMEGLDVHADVYPYDAGQTALLQALPDWAKEGGTDGALGRLMNDEVAEKIRVEMEEGKMKGQNFVYELGWENIIIAATELGERDIEGKSIREIAGREGKRPFDVFREVLIRNRGNVSMIIRAMSEDDIVNFIKQDFIYIGSDQNGIRPGYGPLGGKQHPRAYGTFPRVIRRYALEKGVISLGEAIAKMTGIPARRLGLKDRGMIKEGYYADIVIFDPERIADRATYLEPTLYPDGIEYVIVNGKITIRNGYEIGTRNGKVLWRNEHKLT
- the nadC gene encoding carboxylating nicotinate-nucleotide diphosphorylase; the encoded protein is MIEELYVNRFLNYLEEDAYPEDITSRFLEGIRARGIIKSRDEGIIAGLRFMIPFLKYLGFEVITYKHDSDVIRKGDVIMEIIGDGGRLLAVERLTLNLLSRLSGIATATNTMVRLARSVNPTVRIAGTRKTTPGFRAFEKYAIEIGGGDPHRFNLADAVLIKDNHIAVYGDLEGLIKLIKGRTSFTKKVEVEVSTYEDAIRAYRAGADAILLDNMRPSDIVPVVRELKGRVILEASGGITPDNVIEYARTGIDVISSGYITHSARSLDLTMDAERI